The following coding sequences lie in one Microbacterium sp. XT11 genomic window:
- a CDS encoding peptidase C14, with translation MTILDAEDGAPAVAGDEVRSAGRRRALMAGLGAVAMGAAGALGGSASAQAAPLAAGAKDVTRAESVADLARLKARDGEVAVVAGYRTPGDAGLLVYVGSEDATAAANGGTVIAGARDTRWMLQHDGTVDFRVFGITGPEAPADDALDAMVNDPRVRRIEAGTDLLFQRRHRFTRSHLEIDFGGHLVTTDGIEKNTHDNPFGAVLFFTGVSKDVVVEHPLAEPWPELTDAVAVPDASRFPVDSWWAVQCDPVAGGGADERELQRFVRVTQQIDGTHIRIDYLNGWPLDAGRRLTWRQMDPVSGIRIANMRFLGAGPFDGPTDGSFPDSRELTGSHPIAFEYAIHCDVADVHASRTWWPVIMRRWNTHFTTERCSVENPPTVFYGGAGYLTQQIYSLYGRVSDCSSSNARHLNDLTASAYCIVENCHGDGDDQGGNPFTTHGQYEHDLTFIGNSGLMDIANSGAQWGTAAKRITVRDHVCSWFVAGTKISDLTLENVRVIGRSTFDPQATMTINADGAQVRGCTAGLLAIGQRSSRSSRPTVIEDSAFALPKDQVLVQTPVTASVRFVGCTITGIDGVKARGSGPVEFVDCRLSGPVEGAPMEIGGARVTLRGGSVRDVRLSATAVRDQLFVLDGVEFGTERADGALVSRAAGAGVVTWRVTGVTSTVPKGAAHLDIATGVNHARIIGGQFTGGRLRLADGFAEPSTLLYTDTVERGVETALPEAGPRVLIADVLTSA, from the coding sequence ATGACCATCCTGGACGCGGAGGACGGGGCACCAGCGGTCGCCGGCGACGAGGTGCGGTCGGCGGGCCGCCGCCGTGCGCTCATGGCCGGACTCGGCGCGGTCGCGATGGGTGCGGCCGGCGCCCTCGGGGGCTCGGCGTCCGCGCAGGCAGCTCCCCTCGCGGCCGGTGCGAAAGACGTCACGAGAGCGGAATCGGTCGCCGACCTGGCGCGCCTGAAGGCTCGGGACGGCGAGGTGGCGGTCGTCGCCGGTTACCGCACACCGGGCGATGCCGGACTGCTCGTGTACGTGGGCAGCGAAGACGCGACGGCCGCGGCCAACGGCGGCACCGTCATCGCGGGCGCCCGCGACACCCGCTGGATGCTGCAGCACGACGGCACGGTCGACTTCCGGGTCTTCGGCATCACCGGGCCCGAGGCCCCGGCCGACGACGCGCTCGACGCCATGGTGAACGACCCCCGTGTCCGCCGCATCGAGGCCGGAACCGACCTGCTGTTCCAGCGGCGGCACCGCTTCACGCGGTCCCACCTGGAGATCGACTTCGGCGGTCACCTCGTCACCACCGACGGCATCGAGAAGAACACCCACGACAACCCGTTCGGCGCCGTGCTGTTCTTCACCGGTGTGTCGAAGGACGTCGTGGTCGAGCATCCGCTCGCTGAGCCCTGGCCGGAGCTGACGGACGCCGTCGCCGTGCCGGACGCTTCGCGCTTCCCCGTCGACTCGTGGTGGGCGGTGCAGTGCGACCCCGTCGCCGGAGGCGGAGCGGACGAGCGCGAGCTCCAGCGTTTCGTGCGGGTGACGCAGCAGATCGACGGCACGCACATCCGGATCGACTACCTGAACGGCTGGCCCCTCGACGCGGGCCGCCGGCTCACCTGGCGGCAGATGGACCCCGTGTCCGGCATCCGCATCGCGAACATGCGATTCCTCGGGGCGGGGCCTTTCGACGGCCCGACCGACGGCTCCTTCCCCGACTCCCGCGAACTCACCGGATCGCATCCGATCGCGTTCGAGTACGCCATCCACTGCGACGTCGCCGACGTGCACGCGAGCCGCACCTGGTGGCCCGTCATCATGCGGCGGTGGAACACCCACTTCACGACCGAGCGCTGCTCCGTCGAGAACCCGCCCACCGTGTTCTACGGCGGCGCGGGGTACCTCACGCAGCAGATCTACAGCCTCTACGGGCGGGTGAGCGACTGCAGCTCGTCGAACGCCCGGCACCTCAACGACCTCACCGCCAGCGCCTACTGCATCGTCGAGAACTGCCACGGCGACGGCGACGACCAGGGCGGCAACCCCTTCACCACGCACGGGCAGTACGAGCACGACCTCACCTTCATCGGCAACTCCGGCCTCATGGACATCGCGAACTCGGGCGCACAGTGGGGTACGGCCGCCAAGCGCATCACGGTGCGCGACCACGTGTGCTCGTGGTTCGTCGCCGGCACGAAGATCAGCGACCTCACCCTGGAGAACGTGCGGGTCATCGGCCGCTCGACCTTCGATCCGCAGGCGACCATGACCATCAACGCCGACGGCGCGCAGGTGCGCGGCTGCACCGCGGGGCTGCTCGCCATCGGGCAGCGCTCGTCGCGCTCCTCGCGGCCGACGGTCATCGAGGACTCCGCCTTCGCCCTCCCCAAGGACCAGGTGCTCGTCCAGACGCCGGTCACGGCATCCGTCCGCTTCGTCGGCTGCACCATCACCGGGATCGACGGGGTCAAGGCACGCGGCTCCGGTCCCGTCGAGTTCGTGGACTGCCGCCTCAGCGGTCCCGTCGAGGGAGCGCCGATGGAGATCGGCGGCGCGCGGGTCACCCTCCGCGGGGGCTCGGTGCGCGACGTGCGACTGAGCGCCACCGCGGTGCGCGACCAACTCTTCGTGCTCGACGGGGTCGAGTTCGGCACGGAGCGCGCCGACGGTGCCCTTGTATCCAGGGCGGCCGGCGCCGGCGTGGTCACCTGGCGCGTGACCGGGGTGACCTCGACGGTGCCGAAGGGCGCAGCGCACCTCGACATCGCGACCGGCGTCAACCACGCGCGCATCATCGGCGGCCAGTTCACCGGCGGACGGCTGCGGCTCGCCGACGGGTTCGCCGAGCCGTCGACACTGCTGTACACCGACACGGTGGAGCGCGGCGTCGAGACCGCGCTGCCCGAGGCGGGACCGCGCGTGCTCATCGCCGACGTGCTGACGAGCGCGTGA